One Sporomusaceae bacterium ACPt DNA window includes the following coding sequences:
- the spoVK gene encoding Stage V sporulation protein K has product MEDHRDELILILAGYQKEMENFLLTNPGLRSRFPIHIDFPDYNKQELLQIAEQLCVKRQYQLNSQAKIALLNLLNAPENSSGDNFGNARTVRNIIEKAIRRQAVRLITKPSTTREELMVIEPADLMGVE; this is encoded by the coding sequence ATGGAAGATCATAGAGATGAACTGATTTTAATTCTCGCCGGATATCAGAAGGAAATGGAAAATTTCCTTTTGACCAATCCTGGCCTACGATCAAGGTTCCCCATTCATATTGACTTTCCGGATTATAATAAACAGGAGTTATTACAAATTGCTGAGCAACTGTGTGTTAAACGACAATATCAGCTTAATAGCCAGGCTAAGATTGCCTTGCTAAATTTGCTTAATGCGCCTGAAAACAGCAGTGGCGACAATTTTGGAAATGCCAGAACTGTACGCAATATTATCGAGAAAGCTATCAGGCGGCAAGCTGTACGCCTTATCACCAAACCTTCTACCACCAGAGAGGAATTGATGGTTATTGAACCAGCCGATTTAATGGGGGTGGAATAA
- the hflX gene encoding GTPase HflX, with the protein MPEVYGETSGLKKTVVDSLEQLYEFTVPFGQTITIDLAQSMAIITGQLNRETAVYINRRGNVVRVAVGDTKTVSLPETDGRRALNRLSGIRCIHTHPGGDSRLSSVDLASLREMRFDIMAAVGVRDGVQEISFGFISGYTADNYDVRTVGPLSLSEFAQLDLSYLTNQIERQLESKDTVSNLDQVEKALLVGVERQGEWDVSDSLSELAQLAETAGAEVVGSVWQKRSRPDAAYFIGRGKVQEISLARQELGANIVIFDDELSPAQQRNLEQALGIKVVDRPALILDIFAQRARSHEGKLQVELAQLKYNLPRLGGQGLVLSRLGGGIGTRGPGETKLEVDRRRIRSRINDIEQEIENLKKHRNLHRERRQAARIPTTALIGYTNAGKSTLLNKLTDAGVLAEDKLFATLDPTTRRIKLPGGKEILLTDTVGFIQKLPHQLIAAFRGTLEEVVQADLLLHIIDASHPQYEKQSQAVYQVLRELGADTKPVITVYNKTDKVDNQHIIERMVREPGSISVSALTGVNLDKLLTMIEDSLKSAVADTKLLLPYDNSGLLSRLYESATVHSVEYQSEGIYASVSLPPEQFERYRKYLAGDE; encoded by the coding sequence TTGCCGGAGGTATATGGAGAAACGAGCGGCCTAAAGAAAACAGTTGTCGATAGTCTTGAACAATTGTATGAGTTCACAGTTCCTTTTGGTCAGACCATTACTATTGACCTTGCGCAAAGTATGGCTATTATAACCGGCCAGCTAAACCGGGAAACCGCAGTATATATTAATCGGCGCGGCAATGTTGTACGGGTGGCGGTTGGTGATACTAAGACAGTATCGTTACCGGAAACTGATGGGAGGCGTGCGCTTAATAGATTAAGCGGTATTCGCTGCATACATACCCATCCGGGAGGCGACAGCCGCTTAAGTAGTGTAGACCTAGCATCACTTAGAGAAATGCGGTTTGACATTATGGCAGCGGTAGGTGTAAGAGATGGTGTCCAGGAAATCAGCTTTGGCTTTATTTCAGGATATACGGCTGACAATTATGATGTAAGAACAGTTGGACCGTTGTCATTATCCGAGTTTGCCCAACTGGACTTAAGCTATCTGACTAATCAGATAGAACGTCAACTGGAGAGTAAAGATACTGTTTCCAACTTAGACCAAGTTGAAAAGGCATTATTAGTTGGTGTTGAACGGCAGGGAGAATGGGATGTCAGTGATTCGCTCAGTGAGTTGGCACAATTGGCCGAGACGGCCGGTGCTGAGGTTGTAGGTTCTGTATGGCAAAAACGCAGTCGTCCTGACGCAGCTTATTTTATTGGGCGTGGCAAGGTTCAGGAAATTAGCCTTGCGCGTCAAGAATTAGGTGCCAACATAGTGATCTTCGATGATGAACTTTCGCCTGCGCAGCAGCGTAATTTGGAGCAGGCGCTGGGAATTAAAGTTGTTGACCGGCCAGCTCTGATTTTGGATATATTTGCGCAACGGGCCCGTTCTCATGAAGGGAAACTTCAAGTTGAACTGGCGCAATTAAAATATAACCTGCCCCGCTTAGGTGGCCAAGGCTTGGTATTGTCGCGCCTGGGAGGCGGTATAGGCACCAGGGGACCGGGTGAAACCAAACTCGAGGTGGACCGGCGACGTATACGGTCAAGAATTAATGACATTGAGCAAGAAATTGAAAACCTTAAAAAGCACAGGAATTTACACCGGGAGCGGCGTCAGGCAGCCCGAATACCGACAACGGCGTTAATCGGATATACTAATGCAGGCAAATCTACTTTACTCAATAAACTGACTGATGCCGGTGTCTTGGCAGAAGACAAGCTATTTGCAACATTGGATCCAACCACCAGAAGAATTAAACTGCCAGGCGGGAAAGAAATTTTACTTACTGATACCGTAGGCTTTATTCAAAAGTTGCCCCATCAGTTAATTGCGGCATTTCGCGGTACGTTGGAAGAAGTGGTGCAGGCAGATTTATTACTTCATATTATAGATGCCAGCCATCCTCAATATGAAAAGCAAAGCCAAGCAGTGTACCAAGTGCTGAGAGAACTGGGAGCAGACACGAAACCTGTTATAACTGTCTATAATAAAACAGATAAGGTTGATAATCAGCATATTATTGAACGGATGGTTCGTGAACCAGGCAGTATTTCTGTGTCAGCATTAACAGGGGTAAACCTTGACAAACTGCTGACAATGATTGAAGATAGCCTTAAATCTGCCGTGGCAGATACAAAGTTATTACTGCCATATGATAACAGTGGTTTGCTATCACGACTGTATGAATCAGCAACAGTACACAGTGTTGAATACCAGTCAGAGGGAATTTATGCATCAGTATCATTGCCGCCAGAACAATTTGAACGTTATAGAAAATATCTAGCAGGAGATGAATAA
- the lexA gene encoding LexA repressor: MNINKELLLNPRQKQILKYIKDTLRNKGYPPSVREIGEAVGLSSSSTVHSYLSKLEEMGFIRRDPTKPRAIDVLDEAPWRQKQITPVPLVGRVTAGQPILAVENIEETYPLPAELIGNDDVFMLAVQGNSMIEAGILDGDYVVVRNQSTARNGDIIVALVDEEEATVKRFFKERDSIRLQPENSSMEPIYSRNVQILGKVIAVFRRL, from the coding sequence ATGAATATTAATAAAGAGCTATTGCTTAATCCCAGGCAAAAACAAATATTAAAGTATATTAAAGATACTTTACGAAATAAAGGATATCCTCCTTCAGTACGTGAGATTGGCGAAGCTGTTGGACTAAGCTCTAGTTCTACCGTGCATAGCTATTTATCAAAGCTCGAAGAAATGGGATTTATTCGCAGAGATCCGACTAAGCCACGTGCCATTGACGTTTTAGATGAAGCACCTTGGCGGCAAAAGCAAATTACCCCGGTGCCGCTAGTCGGCCGGGTGACTGCCGGTCAACCTATTTTAGCAGTAGAAAACATTGAAGAAACTTATCCTCTTCCTGCCGAACTCATTGGAAACGATGACGTATTTATGCTTGCGGTACAAGGTAACAGCATGATTGAAGCTGGTATTTTAGACGGTGATTATGTCGTAGTACGTAATCAAAGTACTGCACGTAATGGTGATATTATCGTCGCACTTGTTGATGAGGAAGAAGCAACTGTAAAACGCTTTTTTAAAGAAAGAGACTCCATCCGTTTGCAACCTGAGAACTCTTCCATGGAACCTATTTATTCTCGCAACGTGCAAATATTAGGCAAGGTCATCGCTGTATTCCGCCGCTTATAG